In Brassica rapa cultivar Chiifu-401-42 chromosome A06, CAAS_Brap_v3.01, whole genome shotgun sequence, a single window of DNA contains:
- the LOC103873336 gene encoding F-box protein At3g49450-like yields MKKRKQCVSKEETRIISSITSTKASGENYGQIPMDIILKILSRVPAKSIARFRCVSKDWGVTLCRPYFTDLFLKMSSLSPCLLFTFHAEGKWSFFSLPESMLISDQKSSRVVDSLSHVPIDYPIRVCVPVGGLLCTKDEWNLSGKKDARMMICNPSTGGFKLLPKVKTRRRRVLTYLGYDPVEIVYKVLCMTSCERPYSPKTEQHQVLTLGTGKMNWRMIECSVSHYPQSHHNETCIDGVLYYLAVGSGCWKTSMIVCFDIRSEKLKFIVDEAFKDIKSPSTLINYKGKLGIIHHNAPGLMDGKSSGFALWVIDDMEKHIWCKNIVMFPSLWWNLVAGTRVRIIGTTGNGEILFSPCVVSIPFYIFCYNMETNAIRRVEIKGFGPVMGQKIYTFLNHMENLKLVP; encoded by the coding sequence ATGAAAAAACGGAAGCAATGCGTTTCCAAGGAAGAGACTCGTATCATATCTTCGATTACCTCAACGAAAGCATCAGGAGAAAACTATGGTCAGATCCCAATGGATATAATCCTTAAAATACTTTCGAGAGTGCCTGCCAAATCCATAGCGAGGTTCCGTTGTGTGTCTAAAGACTGGGGTGTCACTCTCTGCCGTCCATATTTCACGGATCTGTTTCTTAAGATGTCTTCGCTTAGTCCTTGTCTCCTTTTCACTTTCCATGCAGAGGGTAAGTGGTCATTTTTCTCCTTACCCGAGTCTATGCTGATTTCAGACCAGAAGTCATCTCGTGTAGTAGATAGTCTTAGTCATGTTCCTATAGATTATCCCATTAGAGTTTGTGTCCCTGTCGGTGGGTTGTTGTGTACTAAAGATGAGTGGAATTTAAGCGGAAAGAAAGATGCTAGGATGATGATATGTAACCCTAGCACAGGAGGATTCAAACTTTTACCCAAAGTGAAAACGAGGAGGCGTAGGGTTTTAACATATTTAGGGTATGACCCAGTAGAAATAGTATACAAGGTACTGTGCATGACATCTTGTGAAAGGCCGTATAGTCCAAAAACTGAACAACATCAGGTTCTCACATTAGGAACAGGAAAAATGAATTGGAGAATGATTGAGTGTTCAGTATCTCATTATCCTCAATCTCATCATAATGAGACATGCATAGACggagttttatattatttagctGTGGGAAGCGGGTGCTGGAAAACTTCTATGATAGTTTGTTTTGACATAAGGTCCGAGAAGTTAAAGTTTATTGTTGATGAAGCTTTCAAGGATATAAAGTCTCCTTCAACTCTGATAAACTACAAGGGAAAATTAGGTATAATCCATCATAATGCACCAGGTCTTATGGATGGAAAATCTAGTGGTTTCGCTTTGTGGGTCATAGATGATATGGAGAAACATATATGGTGCAAGAATATTGTTATGTTTCCGTCTTTATGGTGGAATCTAGTTGCTGGGACTAGGGTACGTATTATCGGGACTACCGGTAATGgtgaaattttgttttctccATGCGTCGTGTCCATCCCTTTCTACATTTTCTGCTACAACATGGAAACGAACGCTATCAGAAGAGTTGAAATCAAAGGCTTCGGACCTGTCATGGGtcaaaaaatttacacattcttaAACCATATGGAGAATCTGAAACTTGTCCCATAA
- the LOC117126069 gene encoding uncharacterized protein LOC117126069, with the protein MSSGAYYRSWMDKPHLDPNTNLLTEEYVQGIGEFMRLVQQQPDAKSGFSRNYKVWYLHGETGYEYGSTSEPQPVSELQPDIRLEEPRTDIDYGVGTEQMVHDHYRGEEPNPESRRFFDMLDAGKQPLYQNCRDGHSVLSSATRLMGIKTDYNLAEECMDAITDFVKGILPEDNLAPGSYYEVQKLVAGLQLPYEVIDVCIDNCMIYWRADETRNVCKFCGKPRYQETRGRVPIPFKRMWYLPLTERLKRLYQCERTAKAMRWHAEHSTNGEIRHPSDAKAWKHFQRFLPPDHPYRRSKTSFTKNKQVFDGPPEEVSGENLLKQFRDFDAERTPDVGGHENIRVSAVGELHNWHKKKAEVGEFDEDSEDSD; encoded by the exons ATGTCTTCAGGAGCTTATTATCGTTCGTGGATGGAtaaacctcatttggatcccaaCACTaatttgcttacggaagaatacgttCAAGGAATTGGAGAATTCATGAGGCTTGTTCAACAGCAACCGGATGCAAAAagtg GGTTTTCACGTAATTATAAAGTTTGGTACCTTCATGGGGAAACTGGTTATGaatatggtagtactagcgaacctcagcctgtTAGTGAACTTCAGCCTGATATTAGGTTAGAAGAACCTAGAACGGATATAGAttatggtgtaggtactgagcagatggtacatGATCATTATAGAGGGGAAGAACCAAATCCCGAATCTAGGAGATTTTTTGATATGTTAGATGCAGGAAAACAACCTTTGTATCAAAATtgtagagatggtcattcagtcTTATCATCTGCAACTAGATTAATGGGTATTAAGACAgactataatttggctgaagaatgCATGGATGCGATTACTGATTTTGTCAAAGGTATTCTACCTGAGGATAACCTTGCACCGggttcatactacgaggttcagaaacttgtAGCCGGTCTTCAACTACCGTACGAAGTGATAGATGTATGTattgacaactgcatgatctactggaGAGCGGATGAGACACGAAAtgtatgcaaattttgtgggaaaccTCGTTATCAGGAGACGAGGGGAAGAGTTCCGATCCCGTTCAAaagaatgtggtatttgcctttgacggaaagattGAAGAGGTTGTATCAGTGTGAGCGCACAGCAAaagcaatgagatggcatgcagaGCATTCCACAAATGGTGAGattagacatccttcagatgcgaAGGCTTGGAAACATTTCCA acgATTTCTTCCACCTGATCATCCATACCGCAGGAGTAAGACttcgtttacgaagaacaagcagGTGTTTGATGGTCCACCTGAGGAAGTTAGTGGGGAAAATTTGTTGAAGCAGTTTAGGGATTTTgatgcagaaaggacgccagatgTAGGTGGACATGAAAACATTCGAGTCAGTGCGGTTGGAGagctacataactggcacaaaaaga AAGCTGAGGTTGGGGAGTTTGATGAAGATTCAGAAGATtcggattag